In the Campylobacter sp. RM6914 genome, one interval contains:
- the panC gene encoding pantoate--beta-alanine ligase, whose protein sequence is MEILRSVKELREFIASCNGEIGFVPTMGALHEGHLSLIKKCVSENCISIVSTFVNPTQFLPGEDFESYPKKEESDIKMCELSGVNAIFIPNGREMYFENEPKIKAPEKFANILEGKTRPGHFDGVLRVLTKLFNLVRPTRVYMGKKDAQQVLIVQNMVKTMFINTQIIPCEIVRESDGLALSSRNVYLNDEQKCHALRLSRSLMNASNLIKKGELNVSEIKACMLNTLEPLQVDYVAVVDREFNEISKIELGNAIILVAAYVGKTRLIDNLWV, encoded by the coding sequence ATGGAAATTTTAAGAAGCGTAAAAGAGCTACGTGAATTTATAGCCAGCTGTAACGGCGAGATCGGTTTTGTGCCTACGATGGGTGCTTTGCATGAGGGGCATTTGAGTTTGATAAAAAAATGTGTAAGCGAAAACTGTATCAGTATCGTTTCTACATTTGTTAATCCAACTCAATTTTTGCCAGGAGAGGACTTTGAAAGCTATCCCAAAAAGGAAGAGTCAGACATAAAAATGTGCGAACTTTCCGGCGTTAATGCGATCTTTATACCTAATGGGCGAGAGATGTATTTTGAAAATGAACCAAAGATAAAAGCACCTGAAAAATTTGCAAATATCTTAGAGGGTAAAACTCGTCCTGGTCATTTTGACGGAGTTCTTAGAGTGCTTACAAAACTCTTTAATCTAGTCCGTCCAACGCGTGTTTATATGGGTAAAAAAGATGCACAACAAGTCTTAATAGTGCAAAATATGGTAAAAACTATGTTTATAAACACCCAGATAATACCTTGTGAGATCGTAAGAGAAAGCGACGGTTTGGCGCTTTCAAGTAGAAATGTCTACTTGAACGACGAGCAAAAATGCCACGCCTTAAGGCTGTCTCGCTCGCTAATGAATGCTTCAAATTTAATCAAAAAGGGTGAATTAAATGTTAGCGAGATAAAGGCTTGCATGCTAAATACGCTTGAGCCTTTGCAGGTTGATTATGTTGCTGTTGTCGATAGAGAATTTAATGAAATTTCAAAGATAGAACTTGGTAATGCCATAATCCTTGTTGCAGCCTATGTCGGCAAAACACGTTTGATAGATAATTTGTGGGTTTAA
- the tilS gene encoding tRNA lysidine(34) synthetase TilS — protein MINLSKESIDALKNGKNLLAFSHGVDSSALFYLLNDAGVEFDIAIVDYNVRAQSKDEVKSAKALAKNFKKKIFTLSVKLEGGNFEAKAREIRYEFFKKIFLEHGYKNLILAHQLDDRLEWFMMQLSRGAGLLQMLGMNEHESREWCEIYRPLIGISKAEILAYLKEGKLAYFVDESNVDEKFKRNFIRAKFTTEFLANFKEGVARSFKILEAERTKFVPKISKISQDLYSVKYDENALNGIDRVAKTLGVVMSEAQRLECKRCLKGGCVISGRIAVGLYKDESVLIAPFVKTKMDKDFKEKCRILGIPAQIRGYLFSAGINLAELRF, from the coding sequence ATGATAAATTTATCAAAAGAGAGTATCGATGCTTTAAAAAACGGTAAAAATTTACTGGCTTTTTCTCATGGTGTCGATAGTTCGGCACTTTTTTATCTGCTAAATGATGCTGGAGTTGAGTTTGATATCGCTATTGTAGACTATAACGTAAGAGCGCAAAGCAAAGACGAAGTAAAAAGTGCAAAAGCTCTTGCAAAAAACTTTAAAAAAAAGATCTTTACTCTTAGCGTTAAGCTTGAAGGCGGGAATTTTGAAGCCAAGGCAAGAGAAATAAGGTATGAATTTTTTAAGAAAATTTTTCTTGAACACGGATATAAAAATTTAATCTTAGCCCATCAGCTTGATGACCGCTTGGAGTGGTTTATGATGCAGCTTTCACGAGGCGCCGGACTTTTGCAGATGTTAGGTATGAATGAGCATGAAAGCAGGGAGTGGTGTGAAATTTATAGACCGCTCATTGGCATAAGTAAGGCTGAAATTTTAGCGTATCTAAAAGAGGGAAAATTAGCTTACTTTGTCGATGAGAGTAATGTCGATGAAAAATTTAAGCGAAATTTTATACGGGCTAAATTCACAACAGAATTTTTGGCAAATTTCAAAGAGGGTGTAGCTAGAAGTTTTAAAATTTTAGAAGCCGAACGCACTAAATTTGTGCCTAAAATAAGTAAAATTTCACAAGATCTTTATAGTGTTAAATACGACGAAAACGCACTAAACGGCATTGATAGGGTAGCTAAAACTTTAGGTGTTGTGATGAGCGAGGCTCAGCGCTTAGAGTGCAAAAGATGCCTAAAAGGTGGCTGTGTTATCTCGGGACGTATAGCGGTTGGTTTATACAAAGACGAAAGTGTTTTGATTGCACCGTTTGTAAAAACTAAAATGGATAAGGATTTTAAGGAAAAGTGCCGAATTCTTGGTATACCGGCGCAAATTCGAGGCTATTTATTTAGTGCTGGCATAAATTTAGCGGAGTTAAGGTTTTAG
- a CDS encoding lysophospholipid acyltransferase family protein, with the protein MANLWSRAKKSIFINFSVWAIYLLMRIIFLTCKKTYTDTRLPKHGCVVVFWHGRLAMMSFAYLKFWTKDFNKQKHGKVIISDHKDGEIIARIIKFFGIDTIRGSSSKGGAKALITALKEIKSGVDVIITPDGPRGPRHSIADGAVVIAQKTNSKIYVLNYEADKFWQLKSWDKMIIPKPFSTINFSLSAPFKVDGLELDDAKELIQENLWKASQKDGGKSVEENKSDFVANLKVWWVKNANKNR; encoded by the coding sequence ATGGCGAACTTGTGGAGTAGAGCCAAAAAAAGTATATTTATAAATTTTAGCGTATGGGCCATTTACCTGCTCATGCGCATTATCTTTTTAACCTGCAAAAAAACATATACCGACACAAGACTTCCAAAGCACGGTTGCGTTGTTGTGTTTTGGCATGGGCGACTAGCCATGATGAGCTTTGCGTATTTAAAATTTTGGACAAAAGATTTTAACAAACAAAAACACGGGAAAGTTATAATCAGCGACCACAAAGATGGCGAGATTATTGCAAGGATAATTAAATTTTTTGGTATCGATACCATACGAGGAAGCAGCTCAAAAGGCGGAGCAAAAGCACTTATTACCGCGTTAAAAGAGATAAAAAGCGGGGTTGATGTCATCATTACGCCAGATGGACCAAGAGGACCAAGACACAGCATCGCTGATGGCGCCGTAGTTATCGCACAAAAAACAAATTCTAAAATTTATGTCCTAAACTATGAAGCCGATAAATTCTGGCAACTTAAAAGCTGGGATAAAATGATAATACCAAAACCATTTTCAACTATAAATTTCAGCCTTTCCGCTCCTTTTAAAGTTGATGGCTTAGAACTAGATGACGCAAAAGAGCTTATACAAGAAAATTTATGGAAAGCTTCACAAAAAGACGGCGGCAAAAGCGTCGAGGAAAATAAAAGCGATTTTGTTGCAAATTTAAAAGTATGGTGGGTTAAAAACGCCAATAAAAACAGGTAA
- a CDS encoding HP0268 family nuclease has product MELKLARTEIDTKPKTISLDKIEAAVNKDGQKIFYFDKENSHKQLIELVEYFEEKGLSVYHRSVKYGLDDNDYMYEVHIL; this is encoded by the coding sequence ATGGAGCTAAAACTCGCTAGAACCGAGATTGATACAAAACCAAAAACGATCTCACTTGATAAAATCGAAGCTGCCGTAAACAAAGACGGACAAAAAATTTTTTATTTTGATAAAGAAAACAGTCACAAACAGCTGATCGAACTAGTTGAATACTTTGAAGAAAAAGGACTAAGCGTCTATCATAGAAGCGTTAAATACGGTCTTGACGACAACGACTACATGTATGAAGTTCATATCTTATAA
- a CDS encoding threonine synthase, whose product MSNFKCCECGKTASLQTLNYTCECGGLYDLDFKAPKFSLDLIDKNEFSLFRYRKFFPIQNEIWREVTLGEGMSATVKFDDKLYFKLDYAMPTLSFKDRGAVMLIWLCKSIGVKKVLQDSSGNAGNSVAAYCARAGIECEIFVPKGTSEKKINMIKAFGATATVFDGTRDETADACRKKALEERIYYANHVYNPLFYQGTKTYVYEIFEQLGRVPDNFFLPVGNGTLLIGCELALTELFEAGLIQKLPKIFIVQSENCAPFFKAKDKPLNVIPKPTQAEGIAIGKPMRGKEILASTYQGEREVITIPENAIIPTRQDLAKKGFYVEHTTAAIYAAYEQYIKTNRLQGDSIISLCGAGLKSEH is encoded by the coding sequence ATGTCAAATTTTAAATGTTGCGAATGCGGTAAAACGGCATCTTTGCAAACCCTAAACTATACTTGCGAATGCGGTGGACTTTATGATCTTGACTTTAAAGCTCCAAAATTTTCACTAGATCTGATCGACAAAAACGAATTTAGTCTTTTTCGCTACCGTAAATTTTTCCCTATCCAAAATGAAATTTGGCGCGAAGTAACTCTTGGCGAGGGCATGAGTGCGACCGTAAAATTTGATGACAAGCTTTATTTTAAACTTGATTATGCCATGCCTACACTATCTTTTAAAGATCGCGGAGCCGTTATGCTGATATGGCTTTGTAAAAGCATAGGTGTTAAAAAAGTCCTTCAAGATAGTAGCGGAAACGCCGGCAACTCAGTCGCCGCATACTGCGCTAGAGCCGGCATAGAGTGTGAAATTTTTGTTCCAAAAGGCACAAGCGAGAAGAAGATAAACATGATAAAAGCCTTTGGCGCAACGGCTACAGTTTTTGACGGGACAAGAGATGAAACAGCCGACGCATGCCGCAAAAAAGCGCTTGAAGAGAGGATTTACTACGCTAACCATGTTTATAATCCACTATTTTACCAAGGCACTAAAACTTACGTCTATGAAATTTTTGAACAACTAGGCAGGGTGCCTGATAACTTCTTTTTACCCGTTGGCAACGGAACACTGCTAATAGGCTGTGAGCTCGCACTTACCGAACTTTTTGAAGCAGGGCTTATACAAAAACTACCTAAAATTTTCATCGTTCAAAGTGAAAACTGCGCTCCGTTTTTTAAAGCCAAAGATAAGCCTCTAAACGTAATTCCAAAGCCTACCCAAGCCGAAGGTATCGCCATAGGAAAGCCCATGAGAGGTAAAGAAATTTTAGCAAGCACTTATCAAGGCGAACGCGAAGTTATAACGATACCTGAAAATGCGATCATCCCAACAAGACAAGATCTTGCTAAAAAAGGTTTTTATGTCGAGCATACGACAGCTGCCATTTATGCCGCTTATGAGCAATACATCAAAACAAACCGCCTTCAAGGAGATAGCATCATCTCGCTTTGCGGAGCTGGTTTAAAAAGCGAGCATTAA
- the nusA gene encoding transcription termination factor NusA, which produces MERISDIIESIANEKGLDIEDVKERVKRAIVNTARHVYGEHYEYDVVIDANKTLKLYQKILILSNDDERLSEDNEHFISVKDAKNIDSSVEIGDELTYELSLDNLGRTAAQTLHKELEFHIQRLVEEKIFQKYEELVGHVVFGTVVRVDEQENTFVEIDELRAVLPRKYRIKGEKFKVGDVVKAVIRKVYTDKSLGIKVELSRTSPKFLEALLAAEVPEIKDGGIIIQSSARIPGERAKIALLSVSPNIDPIGATVGTKGVRINAVSKELKNENIDVVEYSAEPVIFITRAMSPAIISSVKIDGNKAIVSLVSEQKSKAIGKSGINIRLASMLTGYEIELNEIGGSAKTSGSENSEFTRDLRSLFGED; this is translated from the coding sequence ATGGAGAGAATATCGGACATCATAGAGTCTATTGCAAATGAAAAAGGGCTTGATATAGAGGATGTAAAAGAGCGTGTTAAACGAGCTATTGTCAATACCGCTAGACATGTATACGGAGAGCATTATGAATACGATGTTGTTATCGACGCAAATAAAACCTTAAAACTTTATCAGAAAATTTTAATACTTTCAAACGATGATGAGCGTTTGAGCGAAGATAACGAGCACTTTATAAGCGTAAAAGATGCGAAAAATATCGATTCGAGTGTAGAGATCGGCGATGAACTTACTTATGAGTTGAGTCTTGATAACCTTGGCAGAACGGCGGCTCAAACATTACATAAAGAGCTTGAATTTCATATACAACGTCTTGTTGAAGAGAAAATTTTTCAAAAATACGAAGAACTTGTTGGGCATGTTGTTTTTGGAACTGTTGTTCGTGTTGATGAGCAAGAAAACACTTTTGTGGAGATAGACGAGCTTCGAGCGGTGTTGCCTAGAAAATACCGTATAAAAGGGGAGAAATTTAAAGTGGGTGATGTAGTTAAAGCTGTTATCCGAAAGGTTTATACCGATAAGAGTCTTGGCATAAAAGTAGAGCTAAGCAGAACTTCGCCTAAATTTTTAGAAGCACTTTTAGCGGCTGAGGTGCCTGAGATAAAAGATGGCGGTATAATCATCCAATCAAGCGCTAGAATCCCAGGAGAGCGTGCTAAAATCGCGCTTCTTAGCGTTTCTCCGAATATCGATCCTATCGGAGCGACCGTTGGAACAAAAGGCGTTAGGATAAATGCCGTAAGCAAAGAGCTAAAAAATGAAAATATCGATGTTGTTGAGTATTCGGCTGAGCCTGTGATATTTATCACTCGCGCCATGAGTCCTGCTATTATAAGTTCTGTAAAAATAGATGGAAACAAAGCTATCGTGAGTTTAGTTAGCGAACAAAAAAGCAAGGCGATAGGCAAGTCAGGCATAAACATACGACTAGCAAGCATGCTTACAGGATATGAGATAGAGCTTAACGAGATAGGCGGTTCTGCAAAGACAAGCGGCTCTGAAAATAGTGAATTTACAAGAGATTTAAGATCGCTTTTTGGAGAAGACTGA
- the miaB gene encoding tRNA (N6-isopentenyl adenosine(37)-C2)-methylthiotransferase MiaB yields the protein MMSKKLFIQTLGCAMNVRDSEHIIAELSQKDDYTLTEDMSEADLILINTCSVREKPVHKLFSEVGAFEKAKKPGAKIGVCGCTASHLGSEIFKRAPYVDFVLGARNVSKISTAVKTPKFISTDINYDESDYAFGEFRGSPFKSYINISIGCDKKCTYCIVPHTRGDEISIPLNLILLEAQKAADRGAKEIFLLGQNVNNYGKRFSSAHEKIDFSDLLERLSEIDGIERIRFTSPHPLHMDDKFLNVFANNPKICKSMHMPLQSGNTKVLREMKRGYTKEWFLDRALKLRELCPDVSISTDIIVAFPGETDAEFQDTMDVLEKVRFEQVFSFKYSPRPLTKAAEFTNQIPDDIASQRLTRLQSHHNEILDEIVAKQNGKIFDVYFEELRANGAVAGRSFNNFLVQVQGSEELLGKTLKVRITNPKRMVLYGELVE from the coding sequence ATAATGAGTAAAAAGCTTTTCATACAAACGCTAGGCTGTGCGATGAATGTTCGCGATAGTGAGCATATTATCGCTGAGCTTAGTCAAAAAGACGATTACACTTTAACTGAAGATATGAGCGAGGCGGATTTAATCCTTATAAATACTTGTTCTGTTCGTGAAAAACCGGTACATAAACTTTTTAGCGAGGTCGGAGCATTTGAAAAGGCAAAAAAACCAGGTGCTAAAATAGGCGTTTGTGGCTGCACGGCAAGTCATTTGGGTAGTGAAATTTTTAAACGTGCGCCATATGTTGATTTTGTTTTAGGAGCTAGAAACGTCAGTAAAATTTCAACTGCCGTCAAAACTCCAAAATTTATTAGCACCGATATAAACTACGATGAGAGCGACTATGCCTTTGGTGAATTTCGCGGATCGCCGTTTAAATCATACATAAATATATCAATAGGCTGTGATAAAAAATGCACTTACTGTATAGTTCCGCACACGCGTGGCGATGAGATAAGCATACCTTTAAATTTAATACTTTTAGAAGCTCAAAAGGCAGCCGACAGAGGCGCAAAAGAGATATTTTTACTTGGTCAAAATGTAAATAATTACGGTAAACGTTTTTCAAGTGCACATGAAAAGATTGATTTTAGCGACTTGCTTGAACGACTAAGCGAGATTGATGGCATCGAGCGCATACGATTTACAAGCCCACATCCACTTCACATGGATGATAAATTTTTAAATGTTTTTGCAAACAACCCAAAAATTTGCAAATCCATGCACATGCCGCTTCAAAGCGGAAACACAAAAGTGCTTCGTGAAATGAAGCGCGGATATACCAAAGAGTGGTTTTTGGACCGTGCCTTAAAACTTCGTGAACTTTGCCCTGATGTAAGCATTAGCACGGATATCATCGTGGCTTTTCCTGGCGAAACAGATGCAGAATTTCAAGACACCATGGATGTGCTTGAAAAAGTTAGGTTTGAGCAAGTTTTTAGCTTTAAATACTCGCCTCGTCCGCTTACGAAAGCAGCTGAATTTACAAACCAAATTCCAGACGATATAGCCTCGCAACGCCTAACAAGACTTCAAAGTCATCATAATGAAATTTTAGATGAAATAGTAGCAAAGCAAAACGGTAAAATTTTTGACGTTTATTTTGAAGAGCTTAGGGCAAACGGAGCCGTAGCAGGACGAAGTTTTAACAACTTTTTAGTTCAAGTCCAAGGGAGTGAAGAGCTACTTGGCAAGACACTAAAAGTGCGCATAACTAATCCAAAAAGAATGGTGCTTTATGGCGAACTTGTGGAGTAG
- the rho gene encoding transcription termination factor Rho, producing MENNEKEQEAQDQKENKATKKHTNSRTHTPVDGHKIEDLRALDLENLVQIANVVGVENPREFRRQDLIFEILKTQTKQGGFILFTGILEVTNEGYGFLRSVDANLSDSSNDAYVSNSQIRKFALRVGDIVTGQVREPKDQEKYYALLKIEAINYMPLAEAKERPLFDNLTPLFPTEKIKLEYDPMHLTGRVLDLFTPIGKGQRGLIVAPPRSGKTELMKELAHGIAKNHPEAHLMVLLVDERPEEVTDMQRCVKGEVFSSTFDLPALNHVRVAELVIEKAKRLVEMGKDVIILLDSITRLARAYNTVTPPSGKVLTGGVDANALHKPKRFFGAARNIEHGGSLTIIATALIDTGSRMDEVIFEEFKGTGNSEVVLDRNISDRRIYPAISVLKSGTRKEELLQKPDELQKIWAIRTAIASMDDVEALKFLYAKMLKTKNNKELLAILND from the coding sequence ATGGAAAATAACGAAAAAGAGCAAGAAGCTCAGGACCAAAAAGAAAACAAGGCTACAAAAAAACACACAAACTCACGCACACATACCCCGGTTGATGGACACAAGATAGAAGACCTAAGAGCGCTTGACTTAGAAAATTTAGTCCAGATAGCAAATGTCGTCGGTGTTGAAAACCCTCGAGAATTTCGCCGTCAAGATTTGATATTTGAAATTTTAAAAACACAGACAAAACAGGGCGGTTTTATACTATTTACAGGAATTTTAGAGGTTACAAACGAAGGTTACGGCTTCTTGCGTTCCGTTGACGCAAACTTAAGCGACAGTTCAAATGACGCTTATGTTTCAAATTCGCAAATTCGCAAATTCGCGCTACGCGTAGGTGATATCGTTACGGGACAAGTTAGAGAACCAAAAGATCAAGAGAAATACTACGCACTTTTAAAGATCGAAGCCATAAATTATATGCCTTTAGCCGAGGCAAAAGAACGTCCTCTTTTTGACAACCTCACACCGCTTTTTCCAACCGAAAAGATAAAACTAGAATACGATCCGATGCATCTAACAGGACGCGTGCTTGACCTATTTACTCCTATAGGCAAGGGTCAGCGTGGCCTTATCGTCGCTCCTCCAAGAAGCGGTAAAACAGAACTCATGAAAGAGCTTGCTCACGGCATAGCTAAAAACCACCCAGAGGCTCATTTGATGGTGCTTTTAGTCGATGAACGTCCTGAGGAGGTTACCGATATGCAACGCTGTGTTAAAGGCGAAGTATTTAGCTCGACTTTTGACCTACCGGCGCTTAATCACGTGCGCGTTGCAGAGCTTGTCATCGAAAAGGCAAAGCGTCTAGTCGAGATGGGAAAGGACGTTATCATCCTTCTTGACAGTATCACACGTCTAGCACGTGCTTATAACACCGTTACCCCACCAAGTGGCAAGGTGCTAACGGGTGGTGTGGATGCTAACGCACTTCACAAGCCAAAACGCTTCTTTGGCGCAGCTAGAAATATTGAGCACGGTGGCAGCCTTACTATCATTGCAACCGCACTTATCGACACAGGTTCGCGCATGGATGAAGTTATATTTGAAGAATTTAAAGGTACCGGCAACAGCGAGGTTGTACTTGATAGAAATATTTCCGATCGCAGAATTTATCCGGCAATTAGTGTGCTTAAATCAGGCACAAGAAAAGAAGAGCTTCTTCAAAAACCTGATGAGTTACAAAAAATTTGGGCTATTAGAACAGCTATCGCATCTATGGATGATGTCGAAGCGCTTAAATTTTTATACGCAAAAATGTTAAAAACAAAAAACAACAAAGAACTACTTGCGATTTTAAATGATTAA
- a CDS encoding cation diffusion facilitator family transporter codes for MMNFKDGLREKIIIKTAVLGIVVNVFLAGIKILIALTSNSVAIISDAINNLSDAFSSVITIFGSKLSLKKPDENHPYGYGRTEYIGGLIVSVVVLMLGLQFFKNSVEGIVEPQKTSFEAGALWFLLFAIFVKLLIAKHYKKVGENTKSISLKAVGAEAFGDAMISCIILISALLSYFYEIFIDGYAGVVASVFIIYNGVILIKETFDKIIGVRVEKEVSDTIYQAVLECEIVQGAYDLILHNYGVERYVGSINVEVDEHLKLPLVSQRLNELQVEIYDKYRVYLVFGIYSVNLGQNSAKECIKNALLDIKSVLNIHAFFINLKQKRIRFDVTVDFKEPDIAGLRAKIEERVAKRFEGFEIFIVIDREFS; via the coding sequence ATGATGAATTTTAAAGACGGTCTTAGAGAAAAGATCATTATAAAAACGGCTGTTTTAGGTATTGTTGTTAATGTTTTTTTAGCTGGTATAAAAATTTTAATCGCTCTTACTTCAAATTCGGTTGCTATCATTTCAGATGCGATAAATAACTTAAGTGATGCATTTTCAAGCGTTATAACGATATTTGGCTCAAAGCTTTCGCTAAAAAAGCCTGATGAAAACCACCCTTATGGATACGGTAGAACCGAATACATCGGCGGCCTTATCGTTTCGGTAGTTGTCTTAATGCTTGGTTTGCAGTTTTTTAAAAACTCGGTTGAGGGTATAGTAGAGCCTCAAAAGACAAGCTTTGAAGCTGGCGCGCTTTGGTTTTTACTATTTGCTATTTTTGTAAAATTATTAATCGCAAAGCATTATAAAAAAGTAGGCGAAAACACAAAATCAATCTCGCTAAAAGCAGTTGGAGCGGAAGCTTTTGGTGATGCGATGATATCTTGTATCATACTGATTTCGGCACTTCTTTCGTATTTTTATGAAATTTTTATAGACGGTTACGCCGGTGTTGTCGCATCGGTTTTTATCATCTATAATGGTGTGATCTTGATAAAAGAGACATTTGACAAGATAATCGGTGTTAGGGTCGAAAAAGAGGTTAGCGATACGATCTATCAGGCGGTTTTAGAGTGCGAGATAGTACAAGGCGCTTATGACTTGATACTCCATAACTATGGTGTTGAGCGTTATGTAGGGTCTATAAATGTTGAGGTTGACGAGCATTTAAAACTACCGCTTGTTTCACAGCGTTTAAATGAGCTTCAAGTTGAGATTTACGATAAATATCGTGTGTATCTTGTTTTTGGAATTTATAGCGTAAATTTAGGCCAAAATAGTGCAAAAGAGTGCATCAAAAACGCACTTTTGGATATAAAAAGTGTTTTAAATATCCATGCGTTTTTTATAAATTTAAAGCAAAAAAGAATTAGATTTGACGTGACGGTTGATTTTAAAGAGCCGGATATAGCAGGACTTAGGGCTAAGATAGAAGAGAGGGTTGCTAAGCGTTTTGAGGGCTTTGAAATTTTTATCGTTATAGATAGGGAATTTAGCTAA
- the rimO gene encoding 30S ribosomal protein S12 methylthiotransferase RimO, protein MSKLHLISLGCNKNLVDSEIMLGRLRNFELTNEISDADVIIVNTCGFIASAKEESVRTILEMAEAKKQGATLVVTGCLMQRYREELMRELPEVDLFTGVGDYDKIDEIILKKQNLFSPDVYLQSNEERIITGSNYHAYIKIAEGCNQKCSFCAIPTFKGKLKSRSLENIIDEVKRLVQKGYYDFSFLSQDSSSWMRDNGVSDGLISLIDEVEKINGVKSARILYLYPSTTTMALIDRIVASPVFHNYFDMPIQHISDKMLRVMKRGSNEAKVREILSAMRSTPNSFLRTGVIVGHPGESDEDFDSLCKFLEEFKFDRISAFAYSREEDTAAFDMEQIPTKIISKRLSKIEKVIKKTLDDSFRLQIGREIIASIEGESSEGEMFFGGKMDVWDKDIDGEILINESDERELEVGARYLCEVTDSVDNKLIARVIKRA, encoded by the coding sequence ATGAGCAAACTTCATCTTATATCTCTTGGCTGTAATAAAAATTTAGTTGATTCTGAAATAATGCTTGGTCGTCTTCGCAACTTCGAGCTAACAAATGAAATTTCAGATGCAGACGTGATAATCGTAAATACATGCGGTTTTATCGCTTCGGCAAAAGAGGAGAGTGTACGCACTATACTTGAGATGGCAGAGGCTAAAAAACAAGGCGCAACACTTGTTGTAACCGGCTGTTTGATGCAAAGATACCGCGAAGAGCTTATGCGTGAACTACCTGAGGTAGATCTTTTTACGGGCGTGGGTGACTATGACAAGATCGATGAAATAATCTTAAAAAAGCAAAATTTATTTAGCCCGGACGTGTATCTACAAAGCAACGAAGAACGTATTATAACTGGTTCAAACTATCATGCGTATATTAAAATCGCTGAAGGCTGTAATCAAAAATGTAGCTTTTGTGCGATACCCACCTTTAAAGGCAAACTTAAGTCAAGAAGTCTTGAAAATATCATAGATGAAGTAAAAAGACTAGTCCAAAAGGGCTACTACGATTTTAGCTTTTTATCTCAAGATAGCAGCTCGTGGATGCGTGATAATGGCGTTAGTGACGGACTTATATCGCTTATTGATGAAGTAGAGAAGATCAATGGGGTTAAAAGCGCTAGAATTTTATACCTTTATCCAAGCACAACAACAATGGCGTTGATCGATAGGATAGTTGCTTCGCCTGTATTTCATAACTATTTTGATATGCCTATACAGCATATTAGTGATAAAATGCTACGCGTGATGAAACGAGGAAGCAATGAAGCAAAGGTGCGTGAAATTTTAAGCGCCATGAGATCTACTCCAAATTCATTTTTAAGAACCGGCGTTATCGTGGGACATCCAGGAGAGAGCGATGAGGACTTTGACTCACTTTGTAAATTTTTAGAAGAGTTTAAATTTGATAGAATTTCAGCATTTGCCTACTCAAGAGAGGAGGATACTGCTGCATTTGATATGGAGCAAATTCCTACTAAAATCATCTCAAAACGACTATCAAAGATAGAAAAGGTTATTAAAAAAACATTAGATGATAGCTTTAGATTACAAATAGGACGCGAGATAATCGCCAGTATAGAAGGCGAAAGTAGCGAGGGTGAGATGTTTTTTGGTGGTAAAATGGATGTCTGGGATAAAGATATAGACGGCGAAATTTTAATTAACGAAAGTGATGAGCGTGAGCTTGAAGTTGGTGCTAGGTATCTTTGTGAGGTTACTGACTCTGTTGATAACAAATTAATTGCAAGGGTTATAAAAAGAGCTTAA